Proteins encoded in a region of the Cydia splendana chromosome 19, ilCydSple1.2, whole genome shotgun sequence genome:
- the LOC134800322 gene encoding luciferin 4-monooxygenase-like: protein MKSSVKSRSIQLARCLRNAGLKPGDVVAVSGVNHLDAHIPFYAGYLNGLPITGIDPFYVYEEVKVVLNITKPKLAFCEASKLADYERAARDLGLEIRIVTFGASDRSYADFVKTYDDHAPDTEFRVASFDTQKVYAWLISTSGTTGLPKVAAIKHSDVIKAVKLGALVKQQERVPLLNLSSTHWITSYISTLSVITSDQYKVQTSSPQTIEHIIDIINKYKPAMTNSTPLLFVNILKHEKYCDLTCFKRIVIVGFHMNPEIFKQLKARMRPDSVIWNLFAQTECVGSILMPAPHGPPGNCGQELPSAVPVQLVDPKTGEVITEPNRMGELCTKGPKLTEYFNNPEATAAAFTPDGWYKTGDLLYRDEEGFFFYVERMSSSFRYRNYFITPFELELLIQEHPGVLDVCVVGVPHPEDGKQALACVQTRPGFTLTEQDVKDFVAGKYQFYNHAGIL, encoded by the exons ATGAAGTCATCAGTGAAGTCCCGTTCAATACAGTTGGCCAGATGTCTGAGGAACGCGGGTCTGAAGCCTGGCGACGTGGTTGCCGTGTCGGGGGTTAACCACCTTGACGCTCACATTCCCTTTTACGCTGGATACTTAAACGGACTGCCAATAACTGGAATTGACCCTTTCTACGTATATG AGGAAGTAAAGGTAGTGTTAAATATAACCAAGCCAAAACTGGCTTTTTGCGAGGCGTCCAAGTTGGCCGACTACGAGAGGGCAGCTCGAGACCTCGGGTTGGAAATTAGGATAGTGACATTTGGTGCCAGCGACAGATCTTACGCAGATTTCGTGAAGACGTACGATGATCATGCTCCCGATACCGAATTCAG AGTGGCGAGCTTCGACACTCAAAAGGTGTACGCGTGGCTCATCAGCACTAGTGGCACCACTGGCCTGCCCAAGGTCGCGGCCATCAAACACTCCGACGTTATCAAGGCCGTGAAATTAGGCGCACTTGTAAAACAACA AGAAAGGGTCCCTCTTTTGAACCTGTCAAGCACGCACTGGATAACTTCTTACATATCGACGCTGAGTGTCATCACTAGCGACCAATACAAAGTGCAGACGTCGTCACCTCAGACCATCGAACATATTATTgacattattaataaatataag CCTGCCATGACCAATTCAACCCCACTGCTGTTCGTCAACATTTTGAAACACGAGAAATACTGCGACCTTACGTGCTTTAAGAGAATCGTCATCGTCGGCTTCCATATGAACCCTGAAATTTTTAAGCAGCTTAAG gcaAGGATGCGACCTGACAGCGTCATATGGAACCTCTTTGCACAAACCGAGTGTGTGGGCTCCATTTTGATGCCAGCACCTCACGGCCCTCCCGGCAACTGCGGCCAAGAGTTGCCGTCGGCGGTACCAGTACAA TTGGTGGATCCTAAAACTGGTGAAGTTATCACTGAGCCAAATAGGATGGGAGAGCTGTGTACCAAGGGGCCGAAGTTAACG GAATACTTCAACAACCCTGAAGCTACAGCGGCCGCGTTCACTCCCGACGGCTGGTACAAGACCGGAGACCTACTGTACAGGGACGAAGAAGGATTCTTCTTCTACGTGGAGCGAATGAGCAGCTCGTTCAGATATCGCAACTATTTC ATCACACCTTTCGAGCTGGAGCTATTGATCCAGGAGCACCCAGGCGTGCTGGATGTGTGCGTGGTGGGCGTGCCGCACCCTGAGGACGGCAAGCAGGCGCTCGCGTGTGTCCAGACACGCCCCGGGTTCACTCTCACAGAGCAGGATGTTAAAGATTTCGTTGCTGGTAAGTATCAGTTTTACAATCATGCAGGAATATT GTAA